The DNA region GGGACTGCATTTGAAGGAGCTGCTATTAAAAATACCCTGGTGTTGTTTCCAAAGATTTGGGGCGAACTCCTAAAAACCACCAGTTATATAATTCCAAATCATATTACAAAACATATCGTTACAGGATTAATACCTTATGGAGGCTATCAGGCAACATTGATTCCAATTGGATCTCTTTGTCGGGTAGAACTTAGTCCGGGTAATCAACTGCAAGCAGATTCCGGTGGAGTCCTGATTATAGATCACAGCCTTACCGATGTAAAGAATAATAAATTCCTGGATTCCGCGAGTTTAGAAATTAGCCCGAACCCTTTTCAAGCAAACACACAAATACAATTTGATTTAAAAGAGTCTGAAGTTTTGAGTTTGTATATTTTAAATAGCAATGGACAAAAAGTCCAAACCATTTTTGAAAATAAATATTACCCTAAAGGACAGATTCAACATACTTGGACAACAACACAAATCGCAGCTGGAATTTATTTGGTCCTGTTGCAATCTGGCCAAAAGGTTCTAGCCCATGCGTTTGTTTGCAAACAATAAAATTCTGAAGACATTAAATGAATTTCTCTGTTTTTTAAATAGATATAGTCAAAAGAGTGCATTACATTTTAATCTTTGAATGATTGCATTTGAAACGTTTATTTATCTAAAAAAATATTTTGTTCTAAACACAAATCATAAAGCCCCTTTCAAGGGGTTTGGGGTTCAAAACAGCATAGAAGAAACGCAAATTTCATTTTGAAGAAGAATTGAAAAATTGAAAGAGTGAAGAAATTGAAAATAGGTAAACAGTACTCGAACCCCCAACCCCCTTGGAAGGGGGCTTTGAAAATTACTTCAAAGTATGATGCATAAAACAAGTATCATTGATGGAAGGAAATATTTTGTTCTATACACAAATCATAAAGCCCCTTCCAAGGGGTTTGGGGTTCGGATAAACATGAAGGAAGCGCAAATTTTAGATAGAAGTCGAATTGAAAAATTGAAAGAGTGAAGAACTTGAAAAATAAGTAAACAGTACTCGAACCCCCAACCCCCTTGGAAGGGGGCTTTGAGTTTACTTCAAATGTTGATGCATGAAACAAGTATTATTTTAATAAAATATTAATTTACGTAACACAAATCATAAAGCCCTTTTCAAGGGGTTTGGGGTTCGGATAAACATGAAGGAAGCGCAAATTTTAGATAGAAGTCGAATTGAAAAATTGAAAGAGTGAAGAAATTGAAAAATAGGTTAACAGTACTCGAACCCCCAACCCCATTGGAAGGGGGCTTTGATTTTACTTCAAATGTTGATGCTTGAAACAAGTATTATTTTAATAAAATATTAATTTACGTAACACAAATCATAAAGCCCCTTTCAAGGGGTTTGGGGTTCAAAGCAGCATGCGAAAAACGCTAATTTCATTTTGAAGAAGAATTGAAAAATTGAAAGAGTGAAGAAATTGTAAACAAGTAAACTGTGCTCGAACCCCCAACCCCCTTGGAAGGGGGCTTTGATTTTACTTCAAATGTTGATGCTTGAAATAAGTATTATTTTAATAAAATATTAATTTACGTAACACAAATCATAAAGACCCTTTCAATGGGTTTGGGGTTCAAATTTGCATGAATGAAGTATGTCTTTAAAATTTAGAGGAATTGTCAATTCTAAATTTCGATTCCTTAAAAAAATTTTAAGTTCGAAGCAAGTCGACAATACTTATCAATCTTTTGATTGAGAATTGTCATCTGCTTTTAAGCAGATTTGTAGTAATATTGGAAGATGAAAGCAATTTTGTATCTTCCTTTAATTATGATTTTAATGTCCTTAAATCTGTCAGGACAATATGCCATTGATGCGGCTGGATCTTATGTTAAAAATGGAGCCTATTCTGCAGCTTATTCGGTAGGTGAGGTATCCACTTTAACAATAAGGGGTGTACAGTCAACCTACGCTTCCACCTCGGGAGTTATCCAACCAGATCCATTAAGCATTACCGGAACGAAAAATCCAGGCATTACTACCATCCGGATTTATCCGAATCCGGTAAATGATTTCCTGAGACTTGAAACGGACCGAACTGATTTAATTCAGTATGTCATTTATTCGATGCAGGGTAACTTATTAGCTCAAGGAACGGTCAAAGGTATGTCAGTACAACTTGATCATTTGATACCGGGCATCTACCTGATCAAATTTAGTTTAGTTGATGCGCATGAAAGTCAGTCTTTTTTAATTTCAAAACTTTAATTTCCAAACAAATTTTTAATAAGATGAATCTATTTACATTTTTTAAATCCATCACAATGAGTAATCGCAATCCGTTTATCATCCTGGTCTATAGTTTGCTAATATTCAATGTCAGCATAGCGCAAATCCCAAAAGGATTAAATTTTCAAACCATCGTGCGTGACAATTCCGGCAAGCCATTGGTATCCCGTAATGTGAATTTTAAGTTTTCGATTTTGCAAGGTGGTACCAGCGGAACCTTGGTGTATTCAGAAGAACACCGTGCGTTGACGAATGAATTTGGTTTAGTAAATTTATTGCTAGGTTATGGTTTTCCCCTTAGTGGAAAATTTGATCAAATTAAATGGGCTGATGGAAGTTTGTTTTTAAAGACTGAAATAGATCCTAACGGAGGAATCAACTACGAGTTGTCCAATGTAGCTCCATTCTTAAGTGTGCCTTATGCACTCTATTCAGAAAGTACCCAACTGACTGCGGGTCCGGGCATATTAATTGAAGGAAACAAAATCAGCAATACCGGAGATCCAGATCCTGCCGATGATTTAAAAAATGGTTCACCGGTTGGAGGCGATTTAACTGGAACTTTACCAAATCCTAAAGTAACAGGATTGCAAAACAGGCCGGTCATGGATATCAATCCACAATTAAATCAAGCATTGGTTTGGAATGGAACCCAATGGGTGCCGGTAAGTGTAGACCACGATCCAACCAATGACTTGTTGATTAACAGTCCGGCAGGTGGCGACCTAACCGGCAATTTGCCCAATCCCAAAGTAATTAAATTAAATGGGTTTCCACTGGCTTCAACAACACCAGATTCAGGGGATGTGTTGGTTTTTTCACAAGGAGAATGGAAGCACCTTCCGATTGGATCTTCGCCATCTGCTGGTGTTTGGAAACGCAGTGCAAATGATGTGGTCCTTGAAGATCCTGCGGGAATTCAAAGGGTCAATGCATCAAATGCTTTGATACAAACACAAAATTCATTTGCTGCATATAAGGGAAGTGATAGTACAGCAGTTTCACCAGTTGGCATTCAATTCATTCAGGGTATTGGTGCCATGCAATCTCGATCTTTTCAGGGCGCTAATACACATGTATTATCCTACGGTAACAAATATTTATATGGACTAAATAGTTTTACAATTGGAAGTCCCTATGCAGAATTGGAATTTTGGAATAACGATATCAGTCATAAAGAGCTTCGAGCTGCATTAAATCCATTTGAACTGCGTTTTGATGTGGCTACTCCGGATCGGGGAGGATATTATTATGGAACCGGATTTACCATTGACCGAAAAGTCAAAGATTCACCATTAGAATTTGCGGGAGTTGAATTACGGGATAGTAGCATGTATTTCTACAGTGGCAATAAGGATTTTGCCGGAATCGATGTAGCAACAAATTATGGGGGAGGCCTCTTTACATTTGATAAGAATGGAAAAGACCGAATGTATTTTTCTTCATTAATTAGCGATCAGACACAACCTTATATCGGATTGTTTTCAACTAAAACGAATCGGGCTGTTGCAGAAATGCAAAGTTTTAATTCAGCCGGTGAATTTGTTTTGTATAATTCAAATACAGATCAATACAATGTGTATGCAGGTTATTCTGTCAATGGTCCAAATTATCCCTGGTTGGGAATAGGAGATGGAAATGGGGGCAATTCTGCAGGAATGTATTTAGCAACCAATGGACTGGGAACCATTTTTGCTGACGTTAAAAATTTTAGAATGGATGATCCTACAGATAAAGATCGTGAAATCTGGTATGCGTGTATTGAAGGTCCAGAAGCCGCTGCGTATGAGCGTGGCACAGGACATTTGGTGAATGGAGAAGCTTTTGTATTCTTCTCAGAACATTATAAAAATGTAATTAATCCTCAATCCATTACAGTGCAACTAACTCCCGGATCTGCAGAAACATTCGGGGTAGCAGTTGTTGAAAAGAATGCCGAAGGATTTCGGGTCAAAGAATTACAAAAAGGAACAGGCAACTTCAGCTTTGATTGGGAAGTTAAAGCAGTTAGAAAAGGATTTGAGTCATATGAAGTGTATCATAAAAAGGAAAATTTAAAAGCGGTGCATGAAGTTAAAGGATATGCACCAGATACATCACGTGTTAATTCAGTTCGTGGTTTTATTAAACGATAAATTATTTGGGATGAGGGGCAAGTTTTGCTATTTTTTGGAATTGTAAAAAATACTGTGACTTGAGAAGTTTTTTTAATTAGTTACGGTGATAAAGTATTTTATCCAACCTAAATACTAATAGACAAATTATTGGATGTATTTAATATTTGGTATTTAATTTGATTTCCAAGCCGCACCACTTTTTTTCTTATAAGTAAGAAATGTAATTACATAGCCAAGTTCCTCAGCAGAAATATTATCTTCTCTAACAAATTTCATATGATCCAAATTTGAAATGCGAATCTGATATGATTCCAATTGAGCAGGATTAAAATCAGGTATGACCTCTTTTCCTTTAAACTTCATATAATGACATTTTGCACAATTTAATAGAAACAAATTCTTTCCTTTATTGCATAATTTCAAGTATTCAACTTTTACCGAATTGGTCATCTCAGCAGGAAATTCATATTTAATTTTTTGTTGTGTATTGCATGCGATTAAATATGCAGATAAGAAAA from Saprospiraceae bacterium includes:
- a CDS encoding T9SS type A sorting domain-containing protein, which encodes MSLNLSGQYAIDAAGSYVKNGAYSAAYSVGEVSTLTIRGVQSTYASTSGVIQPDPLSITGTKNPGITTIRIYPNPVNDFLRLETDRTDLIQYVIYSMQGNLLAQGTVKGMSVQLDHLIPGIYLIKFSLVDAHESQSFLISKL